From the Drosophila sechellia strain sech25 chromosome X, ASM438219v1, whole genome shotgun sequence genome, the window aatGAACAAATCGGCAACATAGCAATTTATTAATGCGCGAATTgacaaaattataaaataaatcagaCAGGAAAATTAGGTAAGGTTTGTTGGTGCCTGTCATATTAATTAGGTGTGTATAACAGCATTTATTATTGAATGTTataaagttatttatttaagttgaCAGtgcataaattttattttatttcaattgttGAAGAATTTGCTTTCAAGATGTTTTCTTCCTTATTTAACGTTTATTTGCGAAACATTTAAGATATTCCGAATTCTAGCAGTAATGTAAAAAAAAGTTGACAGATGAAACCtacaaaaaatttttgaaaatattaataaagcCATCACTGCCACAATTGTCACCCTTCAATTCCATGAAAAGAAACTCACAGTCAAAATTTTCGGCGCTTTAAGCATGGAGTTGGAGCAGAACTTGACCGCCGCCCTGATGCAGTCGTCGGCGGAGGATAACAAGTCCGAGGAGGCGTGGCCGGCGGTCGCCCACCTGCATCAGCCGGCCGAGGCGAATCAGCTCCTGTTGCCGGAGCGCTCCAGCTGCCTGGCGGTGAAGACCTATCTGCGCATGTGCAACCTACCATTTGCGGagcacaacagcaacaatgcgGAGTTTATGTCACCTGGTGGTCGGTTGACCCACCTGCCGCTGCTCCGTTTGGGCCCCGTGAAGACTTTTGCGGAATTCGAGCCAATAGTGGCCCAGGTGGAGGCCATGCAAGGCGGCAATTGCCTGGGCAGTTGGATGTCCGAGGATCAGCGCGATACAATACGCTGTCTGGTTAGCTATGTGGAGAATGTCTTCACCGTGGCGGAGATTCACATGAGCTTTGTGGATGAGGCAAACTACCAACTTTACACGGCAACGCGCTGTGCAGCAACTCATCCGTGGCCGTTGAGTACGATTCGCCGGTTTGCCAAGCAGAAGGACGCACAGAAGATCCTCAAGGTCTACCAGTGGCAGGATCTGGACAACGACCAGGTAATCCAGGAGGTGGGTATCTGTGCCGACGCGTTGGTCGCTGAACTGGAGGAGGACCAGGCGAAGAGCTATTTCGGCGGCTCACGACCTTGCAAATTGGACGCCCTGGTCTTTGGACATGTGGTAGCCATAATGACCACCAAGCTTCCCAACATGGAACTGGCCGAGGTCCTGGCCACCTATCCACGTCTCTTGGCCCACTGTCGCCGCATCGAT encodes:
- the LOC6619606 gene encoding metaxin-2, yielding MELEQNLTAALMQSSAEDNKSEEAWPAVAHLHQPAEANQLLLPERSSCLAVKTYLRMCNLPFAEHNSNNAEFMSPGGRLTHLPLLRLGPVKTFAEFEPIVAQVEAMQGGNCLGSWMSEDQRDTIRCLVSYVENVFTVAEIHMSFVDEANYQLYTATRCAATHPWPLSTIRRFAKQKDAQKILKVYQWQDLDNDQVIQEVGICADALVAELEEDQAKSYFGGSRPCKLDALVFGHVVAIMTTKLPNMELAEVLATYPRLLAHCRRIDQSLFDGKLLTSAVEEQEKETE